The window CATATCGGTTATGGAGCCATTGTTAATGATGATGCTCATAAAAAAGAAGCAGAAGAATTTAAAGAAAAAGAAACAAAACATCTTTTTTGGCAACTAATCATCAGTGGAATTTTATCAGCTCCAATGGTGATTGCAATGATTATGAGTATGGTAGGTATTCATGACAATAGCTTTGTACAATTATTACATTTACCATGGGTTCAATTGATTCTGACAACTCCAGTTCAATTTTTCATTGGTGCTCGTTTTTATAAAAATGCCTATCATACTATTAAAACTGGCGCTCCAAACATGGATGTTCTTGTTGCCATGGGAACTAGCGCGGCCTTTTTCTTAAGTGTCTACAATGGTTTCTTTTCAACTAGATCAAGTGATTTATACTTTGAAAGTAGTGCTGTTATTATTACTCTAATTTTGTTAGGGAAGTATATGGAACAATCAGCAAAAGGAAAAACAGGGAAAGCCATTAAACAATTGATGGAGCTTCAAGCGAAAACAGCTCGAGTTATTCGCAATAATGAAGAAATCGATGTTCCAATTGAAGAAGTAGCTCTAGCAGAACATTTACGTATTCGTCCAGGTGAAAAAGTCCCTGTTGATGGAGTGATTATTGAAGGCTACTCTTCTTTTGATGAAAGTATGTTGACTGGGGAAAGTTTACCAGTTGAAAAAGTTGTGGGAGATAATGTGATCGGTGGAACAGTGAATATCAATGGGACATTGATTGTCGAAGCCAATAAAATTGGAAACGAAACAGCATTAGCTCAAATTATTAAAATGGTAGAAGAAGCACAAGGATCAAAAGCACCGATTCAAAAGGTAGCGGATCGAATTTCATCTATTTTTGTACCAATTGTGTTGGTGATTGCATTTGCAACTTTGTTGATTAGTGGTTTTGTAATAGGTGACTGGAATTTAGCGATTATTCACGCTGTAGCAGTTTTAGTGATTGCTTGTCCATGTGCCTTAGGTTTAGCTACTCCAACAGCGATTATGGTTGGTACTGGTTTAGGTGCTAAGCATGGTGTGTTAATTAAAGGTGGCGAATATTTAGAAAAAGCAGCTACAATTGAAGCCGTTATGTTAGATAAAACGGGAACACTAACAAAAGGAAAACCAGAAGTGACTGATATTATTATTAGTGATGAATTAATAACTGAAGCAGAATTTGTTCACTATGCAACTGCGTTAGAAAAATATTCAGAGCATCCATTAGGGGTAGCGATTTATCAGTATGGTGTTGAGAGAAAGCAAGGCGAATTGCCAAAAGTTGTTGATTTTCAAGCAGCTGTGGGCTCAGGTGTTTCAGCAGTAATAAATCAGCAAAAAGTACAAATTGGGGCAAGAAGAATGTTTTTAGAAGCAGGAATTGATTTTGCGCAGTTTGAAGCTAAAATTATTGAGTTAGAAAAAACTGGAAAAACGGTAATGTTAATGGCGATTGATGAGAAATGTGTTGGGATGATTGCTGTAGCGGATCAAGTGAAGGAA is drawn from Carnobacterium gallinarum DSM 4847 and contains these coding sequences:
- a CDS encoding heavy metal translocating P-type ATPase, whose translation is MASNAINPLNNEKTDSLTITGMTCANCAARVEKELANHTGVENAFVNLATEKATITYDGSATNLMELIKGVEHIGYGAIVNDDAHKKEAEEFKEKETKHLFWQLIISGILSAPMVIAMIMSMVGIHDNSFVQLLHLPWVQLILTTPVQFFIGARFYKNAYHTIKTGAPNMDVLVAMGTSAAFFLSVYNGFFSTRSSDLYFESSAVIITLILLGKYMEQSAKGKTGKAIKQLMELQAKTARVIRNNEEIDVPIEEVALAEHLRIRPGEKVPVDGVIIEGYSSFDESMLTGESLPVEKVVGDNVIGGTVNINGTLIVEANKIGNETALAQIIKMVEEAQGSKAPIQKVADRISSIFVPIVLVIAFATLLISGFVIGDWNLAIIHAVAVLVIACPCALGLATPTAIMVGTGLGAKHGVLIKGGEYLEKAATIEAVMLDKTGTLTKGKPEVTDIIISDELITEAEFVHYATALEKYSEHPLGVAIYQYGVERKQGELPKVVDFQAAVGSGVSAVINQQKVQIGARRMFLEAGIDFAQFEAKIIELEKTGKTVMLMAIDEKCVGMIAVADQVKESSAAAVAALQKQGIAVYLVTGDNKRTADTIGASVGIASEHIFAEVLPQDKADYVAKLQAEGLVVAMVGDGINDAPALALADIGMAMGTGTDIAMEAADITLMRGDLSSISEAIRLSKKTMRKIKQNLFWAFIYNVVGIPFAAFGLLNPIIAGGAMAFSSVSVLINSLSLNKAKLK